A segment of the Carya illinoinensis cultivar Pawnee chromosome 1, C.illinoinensisPawnee_v1, whole genome shotgun sequence genome:
GTAAGGAGTTTTCAGCAGGTACTCATCAATCCCACCTGCCTTGTCTATGCAGCGGAGGGCGTGTGTGGTGACTTTAACTCGAATATGGCGGTCTAAAATGTAACTGAAGAGCCGCTTCTCCTGGACATTCGGCTTCCAAGTTCTCCTTGACCTATCAACACAGTTTCAGAAGTTCTGAATATACAGTTCTTCTAAATTGATAAACAACAACAGAAATTCAAAATTCCAAGACAGAACAAGCATGAGACTCCATGTATGTTGCAAAATAACGGAGCCAGCAATAAAAACAGTGAACATGTAGCCCATGGACACAGTAGGGAAGACAAGGCGTAAAATAACTAATAGGATAGAGTGTCTCTTCACATATCAGAGATGGAAATATGTCTAATCTTACAAGAAAGCAAAACTCGTAACAGCCTTTAGTCTTCTAAACTCCGTAGGGAAGACAAGGCGTAAAATAACTAATAGGATGGGGTGTCTCTTCACACATCAGAGATGGTAATATGTCTAATTTACAAGAAAGCGAGACTCATAACAGCCTTTAGTCTTCTAAACTCCACTAATACCTCTGCCAATCAACTTGCTACTACCATCAAGAATTGCATGCAGTTTACGGTAGGGAATTAGAACATGCTCGAACTTGAAGCTACATATCGGGAATCATTTGATGTAGATCTGgttatataaagaaaagactAAAGTTTGGATTCGGAaagcatttcatctcatctcatctcgtctcatcattataactttttcaaattctcacataaaatataataaataatttaactttttcaaatcagaacaaaataatattaaaaaataatattttatttaacttttatctttcatctaaaaccattttACCTCATCTCTGAATTCAaaccaaaatgaaaaacaaacttgaaaaaagaaaacgtACTCATCATTGCTAACAACCAACAAGCACAGCGCGCAATCCCCAGCTAAAATTAAACCCTCAGAGctacattctttttaattaacaatTCTTCCCAAAAACAAGCCATTAAATCACGTCAACAAGTACATGAACATCACACAagcaaagcattaaaaatgGCGGAATCCAAAAAGAGAAAGCTTAGTCAAAATTCCACAAATGAATCCCATTACCCGTATCACAAAATTCAGAACCAACACATATCTATATGCGTTACCACAAAATTcaatatttgaaattcaaataaagGAATTCTAGAAACAAATTTCGGCAGCGCAAAAACATTCACAAAAATAAAGACCCACTCACGGAAACAGATCAAATACCAAAACCTCTCTAATCCTGCCGAAAATAATATACAATCAAAAGAATTGAAACAAAAAGgggttcatttgaaaaaaacaatagagagagaagaaaaggatACAGACTTGTTGCCTCCATCTTCACTGACGCGATTGCCGAACTGGATGTGGCGGCCAGCGTAAAGGCCGCGCTTGGCTCGGCCCATCACCACCTTGCTGTCCGGTATGCACTTCTTCAACGACTCCTTCAGACCCGGTGCCAAGTTCTTCTCCCCTCCCACATTCTTAAGCACTTTCTTCATCATCTCCTTCCCTCTGAACGtcatctctcttttctttcactttctctTCTTGTCTGAGCTCGTTGGGTGGGAAAGAACAATAGTTCTACAGACAGTCGTTGATTACAAGCGAGGTGTAGTCGGCTAACGTGGCGTCAGGGCAcgttagatattaaaataaaaaaaataaaaaagggcaaaaatGCAGAATGGGTTTCAGTTTTCATATTTCCCGCTTGGTTCTTACAACCATTGGTGCGAGAGGTTCCCATCGAAGCAGCTCCAGCTCACGGCATCACTGCGTGGGTCGTTCGTTAGTGTGGGTGCAGAAACGAAGTGGGTCGGGCGTTGATTGGTGTGAGTCAAGGTTGTGAATCGGGTTGGGTCAGTGTGGTGGGCTCGATTTGGGTCAGTGTAGTGGGCTCGGTTTGGGTTGGTGTGGTGGGCTCGGTCTGGGTTAGCATCGTTGCCACTGTTTGGGCCAGGTACGTGGGCTAAGATATCTGGTCATCCATCTTGTGGGTCAGGTCCGTGGGTGGGTCAGGTCCGTGGGTCATCTGCGTGGAGCATTTGCGTGAGTTTAATCCGTAAGCTCCCAAGCCATTCTTCAATCTGTAATAGTAATTACATTTGCTTAAATAAATACCGGTTATTGATAAACAATAAAGCATGTATTGATTTActtaacaatataaaaattttgcattGCATTCAGTTAGATATGAAGAAATTTGTTggctaaaaatattaattttgaggttAAATATTGTGGTTTAATTATTGTGGATTAGTTGTTGTTAAATTTATGTTTATAGTTGGATGAACAGAGGATGGCATGTATGTAGTTGGTTTAGTAATCCCTACTACCTTGGTTGTTCATGAAGATGGTATGTTTCTATTGATTTacttaacaataaaaaaattttggaagaaaatatAGTTAAATATGTAGAAATATTTTggctgaaaatattaattttctagtTTCATATTGTGGTTTAATTATTGTGGTTTAGTTGTTAAATAttttggtggttttttttttttttttggatatatataagtagatgtaaaattgattttttgttcCAAGAGCTGGCTATGAAATGTTTAGAAATATGAAAGAGGGTGGATTTTTATTAATGTGCTATTATTTATTGCACTTTAAAACTATAGTAATCTTGTATTCTATGCTCTTTAAAAGTATATAAAGTAGTTCCCATGtagtattgttttattt
Coding sequences within it:
- the LOC122310100 gene encoding 54S ribosomal protein L24, mitochondrial-like, whose amino-acid sequence is MTFRGKEMMKKVLKNVGGEKNLAPGLKESLKKCIPDSKVVMGRAKRGLYAGRHIQFGNRVSEDGGNKSRRTWKPNVQEKRLFSYILDRHIRVKVTTHALRCIDKAGGIDEYLLKTPYHKMDTEMGLYWKAKIEKLYEELGKMEVVFFSPEDEEKFEQGFKDLKLSERAARREARRQMYGLSYKHREIEGGQVEGQVTDEDAARTGDGSSHHDFPEQLVANT